The genomic DNA AGAGTGCCTGATGCCGTGCTGAACAAGCCGCAGGAACCTTCTCACAGGATGTGGAACACTGCGTCGATCGGCTTCCCGGCTCTCGAAGCCGAAGCACTCCTCCTATTACTCTCAGAGCGCGGAGTTTGCGCCTCGGCCGGCTCGGCCTGTTCGTCCGGCTCACTCGAAGCGTCGCCGGTGCTCATTGCAATGGGGGTGCCACCTCTGGTCGCGCATGGCACGGTGAGATTTTCTATCTGCCGCGAGACAACCGAGCGAGATTTGGCAGAAGCGGCATCCATCGTCGGGGAGTCCGTTGCGGTGCTGAAACGGTCGATGGCATCGGCCCGGGCCTGATCCCCTATTTCGTGTTGAAACTCGCTTCCGTGCTCTCCGAGAGATAGTCTCTTGGCATGAGCCAGAACCCTTTCTCGAACCCCTATGACCTTCCCGAAGCCGTGGTGCCCGAACGCACCAGTGTGCTGGCGGTCATGTCGCTCGTTTTCGGCATTGTGTGTGTGCCGTTCTTTGGCATCATCGCCGCGTTTCTCGGTGTGATGGCGCTGTTTGGGATCAAGGCGTCGAGGGGGCGGGTAAGCGGCACCGGGCTCGCCGTCACCGGAATCGTCCTCGGGGCTGTGTTTTCGCTCGTGTGGGGCGGCTGCGTCGGCACGCTTGGTTTCGCACTCCAGATTGTGACCAAGCAGGTCGCGCCGGATGTTGGAGCAGCGATCACCAGCGCGCAGCAGAGCGATGTTGAGGGCGTTCGGTCGAAGCTCGCGACTCCAGGTCAGCAGCGGCTGACCCAAGAGGCAGTTGACCAGTTCGGTGCTGCATTGACCTCGGAACTTGGAGAGTTTCGCGGCGTTCCCGGCACGATCGGTGGGCTGATGGGCGCGTACATGGACGTCTTCCAGGCGATCGGCCAAGGTGGGAACGTCAATCCTGCGGGTAACTACCAGAATGCTGTGCCGATCCCCGTTCAGTTCGAGAACGGATGGGCCATGGCGTTCATCGTTCAGAGCCCGCCCGGGCAGGGCTCCTCGACAAAGCCGATGCCGTTCGACAACATCATCATCCTGACACCCGGCGGGGCTGAGATTGTTCTGATCCCCTTCGGGACAACGCTCCCTGCTCCATCTCCGGCTCCCGCGTTGCCCGATCCGGCACCCGAGTCCGGCTCCGATACTGGGCAGGACAGCGATCCTGAATCCGGAGACAACTGACGGCTATATCGCCGCGGTGGCCTGCGAACTCAGGTGGGAATCCGTATAGTCTCTCCCGTGCCAAGCTCGGAGCCCATCATCTCGTGCCGCAACGTGACCAAACGCTTCGGCGATCAGGTCGTGCTGCATAATTTCAACCTGGACATCTATCCGGGCGAGACGATGGTGATCATGGGCGGCTCCGGCTCGGGCAAGTCCACGACGCTCCGTCTGATGATCGGCTCGCTGGTGCCCGACGAGGGCGAGATATGGATGTTCGGACAGAACCTGTGTGAACTCGACGAAGTGGGAATGAACGAGGTACGCAAGAAATTCGGTATCCTCTTCCAGTCCGGCGCCCTCTTCAACTCGATGACCGTTGCCGAGAACGTCGCGCTGCCCTTGGAGGAACATACCGATCTCGATCCCGAGATCATCGACATTCAGGTGAAGATCAAGCTCGAGCTGGTCGGGCTTCGTGAGCATGCAGAGAAGCTGCCGGGGATGCTCTCCGGCGGGATGAAGAAACGAGCGGGGCTGGCCAGGGCCCTTGCGCTCGATCCGAGGATTCTTTTCTACGACGAACCCTCGGCAGGGCTCGACCCCGTGACCAGTGCCCAGATCGACCAATTGATCGCCTCGATGTCGAAGCATCTGGGTGTGACGTCGATCGTCGTCACCCACGAGATGGACTCGGCGTTTACGATCGCGGATCGGATGGCGATGCTCGACAAAGGCAGGATCCTGAAAGTCGAGACACGCCGCTGGTATGAAGAGCTTCGTGATGCTCCTGCCGCGTCCGTCGATACCC from Phycisphaeraceae bacterium includes the following:
- a CDS encoding ABC transporter ATP-binding protein is translated as MRIVSPVPSSEPIISCRNVTKRFGDQVVLHNFNLDIYPGETMVIMGGSGSGKSTTLRLMIGSLVPDEGEIWMFGQNLCELDEVGMNEVRKKFGILFQSGALFNSMTVAENVALPLEEHTDLDPEIIDIQVKIKLELVGLREHAEKLPGMLSGGMKKRAGLARALALDPRILFYDEPSAGLDPVTSAQIDQLIASMSKHLGVTSIVVTHEMDSAFTIADRMAMLDKGRILKVETRRWYEELRDAPAASVDTLPVDERLIRQFLRGEAEGPFTNRQSGQGLATALFGSDSAKMRVQ
- a CDS encoding DUF4190 domain-containing protein; translation: MSQNPFSNPYDLPEAVVPERTSVLAVMSLVFGIVCVPFFGIIAAFLGVMALFGIKASRGRVSGTGLAVTGIVLGAVFSLVWGGCVGTLGFALQIVTKQVAPDVGAAITSAQQSDVEGVRSKLATPGQQRLTQEAVDQFGAALTSELGEFRGVPGTIGGLMGAYMDVFQAIGQGGNVNPAGNYQNAVPIPVQFENGWAMAFIVQSPPGQGSSTKPMPFDNIIILTPGGAEIVLIPFGTTLPAPSPAPALPDPAPESGSDTGQDSDPESGDN